The following proteins are co-located in the Candidatus Nitrotoga sp. AM1P genome:
- a CDS encoding BRO family protein has translation MNEAETPCLESICQRKLAALDALKIVAAPGLQWPPIRSQAMPIQPALFETHEIRRVYDEASETWWFSVVDIIQVLTQQPDFQGARKYWKVLKGRLAKEGSELVTNCYQLKMTASDGKQRLTDVATAEILLRLVQSVPSPKAEPIKLWLAKVGYERMQEMADPALSLDRARETWQKHGRSEKWIQQRMTGQETRNKLTDYWTNHEIKKGEEFAILTNIIHQEWSGVSVKAHKTMKGLQGHSLRDHMSEAELIFTALAELSTRQIAETDEATGMAENKVAATKGGAIAKQARQALEAKTNRPVVSADNFLLPGKALRPKAIRKGREKK, from the coding sequence ATGAACGAAGCTGAAACCCCATGCCTCGAATCCATTTGTCAGCGCAAGCTCGCCGCGCTTGATGCGTTGAAAATCGTTGCTGCACCAGGCCTTCAGTGGCCACCTATAAGGAGCCAAGCCATGCCGATTCAGCCCGCCTTATTCGAGACCCACGAAATTCGCCGTGTGTACGACGAAGCCAGCGAAACCTGGTGGTTCTCGGTGGTCGACATTATTCAGGTGCTAACCCAGCAGCCCGACTTCCAAGGGGCAAGAAAGTACTGGAAGGTGCTGAAGGGCCGCTTGGCCAAAGAGGGCAGTGAACTGGTAACAAACTGTTACCAGTTGAAAATGACGGCCAGTGACGGCAAGCAACGTCTGACCGATGTGGCCACCGCCGAAATCCTGCTGCGCCTGGTGCAGTCCGTGCCCAGCCCGAAGGCGGAGCCGATCAAGCTGTGGCTAGCCAAGGTCGGCTACGAGCGCATGCAGGAGATGGCCGACCCGGCGTTGTCGTTGGATCGCGCCCGCGAGACCTGGCAGAAACACGGGCGTAGCGAAAAGTGGATACAGCAGCGCATGACCGGGCAGGAGACGCGCAACAAGCTGACCGATTACTGGACAAACCACGAGATCAAAAAGGGCGAGGAGTTCGCCATTCTCACCAATATCATTCATCAGGAATGGTCGGGCGTGAGCGTGAAGGCGCACAAGACGATGAAGGGTTTGCAGGGTCACAGTCTGCGCGACCACATGAGCGAGGCGGAACTGATATTCACCGCGCTGGCGGAGTTGTCGACGCGGCAGATTGCCGAAACGGATGAGGCGACCGGGATGGCCGAAAACAAGGTGGCCGCCACGAAGGGCGGGGCGATTGCCAAGCAGGCACGCCAGGCGCTGGAAGCCAAGACCAACAGGCCGGTGGTGTCCGCCGATAATTTTCTGCTACCCGGCAAGGCATTGCGCCCCAAGGCCATAAGGAAGGGCAGGGAGAAGAAATGA
- a CDS encoding Fic family protein encodes MIALQIPSNASLEVKAIWQSLAEAHRYLAELKGLCESLPNSAILLDTLSIQEAKDSSEIENIITTHDELYAYDQSSSASPAAKEVQNYIAALRVGYQDVRDSGLIRLGTILRVQEEVEQTNAGLRKLPGTVLKNQTTGAIVYEPPQDAVVIEKLMADLVDFIHAKDELDPILRMAIAHHQFESIHPFYDGNGRTGRILNLLILQREGLLDLPVLYLSRYITSTKSQYYQLLQLTRETNNWVDWCVYIVKGIAVTAKSEIKLIKNLRELMQTTKHRLRAELPKIYNQDLLNNLFRYPYTKIEFVEKDLGVSRITAAKHLDTLAKNGFVEKKKIGRKNFYINRPLFELLTQITLDDERS; translated from the coding sequence GTGATTGCTTTGCAGATACCTTCAAATGCCAGCTTGGAAGTTAAGGCTATCTGGCAAAGCCTGGCCGAGGCGCATCGCTATTTGGCCGAGTTGAAGGGCTTGTGTGAATCCTTGCCCAACAGCGCGATTCTGTTGGATACGCTCTCCATCCAGGAGGCGAAAGATAGCTCTGAAATTGAGAATATCATCACCACGCATGACGAGCTCTATGCCTACGACCAAAGCAGTTCGGCTTCACCTGCGGCCAAGGAGGTGCAAAACTATATCGCCGCTTTAAGGGTGGGGTACCAAGATGTGCGTGACTCCGGCTTGATTCGATTGGGAACGATTTTGCGCGTGCAGGAAGAAGTCGAACAAACCAATGCTGGCTTGAGGAAACTGCCGGGCACGGTTCTTAAAAACCAGACCACGGGCGCAATTGTGTATGAGCCGCCACAAGATGCCGTGGTGATAGAGAAGTTGATGGCGGATTTGGTGGATTTCATTCATGCCAAGGATGAGCTGGACCCAATATTACGCATGGCGATTGCGCATCACCAGTTTGAAAGCATCCATCCCTTTTACGATGGCAATGGGCGCACCGGACGTATTCTCAATTTGCTGATCTTGCAACGCGAAGGCTTGCTGGATTTGCCTGTGCTGTATTTAAGCCGCTATATCACCTCGACTAAAAGCCAGTATTACCAGCTGCTCCAGTTAACAAGGGAAACCAATAACTGGGTAGATTGGTGCGTGTATATCGTGAAGGGTATCGCTGTTACTGCTAAAAGTGAAATCAAGCTGATTAAGAATTTGCGGGAGTTGATGCAAACGACCAAGCATCGCTTACGCGCTGAACTGCCTAAAATCTACAATCAGGATTTGCTGAATAATCTATTTCGTTATCCTTACACCAAGATCGAGTTTGTGGAAAAAGATTTAGGCGTTTCGCGCATTACTGCGGCAAAGCATTTGGATACGCTTGCTAAAAATGGCTTTGTGGAAAAGAAAAAAATTGGCCGCAAAAATTTTTATATCAATCGGCCATTATTTGAACTTTTGACGCAGATTACATTAGACGATGAACGAAGCTGA
- a CDS encoding restriction endonuclease subunit S, translated as MKAGWQTKKLGEVCSFLNRGISPKYLEDGGICVLNQKCIRDHRVSYEPSRRHDVQAKKVGSDRLIHAGDVLVNSTGTGTLGRVAQFRENPPEPTTVDSHVTIVRPMPGKFYPQFFGYMLVVIEDAIKEAGEGCGGQTELARIVLAEKFSVHYPESLPEQKRIVGILDEAFDGIAAAKANAEKNLQNARALFESHLQSVFNQCGEGWREKRLDEICTFSSGGTPSKSNSGYWNGEIPWVSGRDMKSTQLFDSLLHISRLAVDESSTRMAPAGTLLILVRGMGLAHGAQIAELMVPCAFNQDIRAIHPEPDLIPRYLLFALRDRINSSGDVLSSAAHGTLKIDSDELKKVMIPVFSRGHQQRVVAMINSLSEETQRLESIYQRKLAAIDALKKSLLHQAFSGEL; from the coding sequence ATGAAGGCAGGGTGGCAAACCAAGAAGCTGGGTGAGGTCTGCTCGTTTCTAAATCGAGGAATTTCACCGAAGTATCTGGAAGATGGTGGGATATGCGTCCTCAATCAAAAATGCATTCGCGACCATCGCGTCAGCTATGAACCCTCACGCAGACATGATGTACAGGCAAAGAAGGTCGGAAGTGACAGGCTTATTCATGCCGGAGATGTTCTCGTCAACTCTACTGGAACAGGGACACTTGGTCGTGTCGCACAATTCCGTGAGAATCCTCCGGAGCCGACTACTGTTGATTCGCATGTGACCATCGTTCGCCCGATGCCAGGGAAGTTTTATCCGCAATTCTTCGGCTACATGCTCGTAGTTATCGAAGATGCCATCAAGGAAGCTGGCGAGGGTTGCGGAGGTCAAACGGAATTGGCTAGGATTGTCTTGGCCGAGAAGTTTTCGGTGCATTACCCTGAATCGCTCCCCGAACAAAAACGGATCGTCGGTATTCTCGACGAAGCGTTTGACGGCATCGCTGCCGCCAAAGCCAACGCCGAGAAGAACCTTCAAAACGCCCGCGCACTCTTTGAAAGCCATCTGCAATCCGTCTTCAACCAGTGCGGCGAGGGGTGGAGAGAGAAGCGATTGGATGAAATTTGCACTTTTAGTAGTGGCGGTACTCCGTCCAAAAGCAACAGTGGCTATTGGAATGGCGAAATACCTTGGGTTTCTGGACGTGATATGAAATCAACACAACTGTTCGATTCGCTGTTGCATATTTCTCGATTAGCAGTTGACGAGTCTTCAACGCGTATGGCGCCAGCAGGAACGCTCCTAATTCTTGTACGTGGTATGGGCTTGGCACATGGCGCTCAAATCGCCGAGCTAATGGTTCCCTGTGCATTCAACCAAGACATCAGAGCAATCCACCCTGAGCCAGACCTGATTCCTCGGTATCTCCTTTTCGCACTACGAGACCGAATTAATTCAAGCGGCGACGTCTTGAGTAGTGCGGCTCACGGAACACTCAAGATAGACTCAGACGAACTAAAGAAGGTGATGATTCCTGTCTTTTCACGCGGTCATCAACAGAGAGTTGTGGCTATGATTAACTCCCTTTCAGAAGAAACCCAGCGCCTTGAATCCATTTACCAGCGCAAGCTCGCCGCTATTGATGCTTTGAAAAAATCGCTGCTGCACCAAGCTTTTTCCGGTGAGCTATGA
- a CDS encoding class I SAM-dependent DNA methyltransferase — MFEQAFKNIDDVLWKEAGCASELDYTEQTSWLLFLKFLDSLEQDKAIEAELEGKKHTFILDAPYRWESWAAPKGADGKLDHNKALTGDDLRDFVDRKLFPYLHGFKQKASGPNTLEYKIGEIFGEIKNKIHSGYNLREIIDHIDELRFRSQTEKHELSHLYEVKIKNMGNAGRNGGEYYTPRPLIRAMVQVVQPTIGERIYDGACGSAGFLCEAFDYLKAKPGLTTSNIKTLQERTFYGKEKKSLAYVIAIMNMILHGIEAPNIAHTNTLAENLVDIQDKDRMDVILANPPFGGKERKEVQQNFPIRTGETAFLFLQHFIKMLKAGGRAGVVIKNTFLSNTDNASVSLRKLLLESCNLHTILDCPGGTFQGAGVKTVVLFFEKGAPTLRHGSGQARKIWYYQLDPGRNMGKTNPLNDADLAEFIELQKTFADSPKSWSVDTHALSAAEGYDLSVKNPNGGEEIAHRSPQDIMDEIAALDAESAEVLANIRALL; from the coding sequence ATGTTCGAACAAGCTTTTAAAAACATCGACGACGTCCTCTGGAAAGAGGCCGGTTGTGCCAGCGAACTGGACTACACCGAGCAGACCTCCTGGCTGCTGTTCCTGAAATTCCTAGATAGCCTGGAGCAGGACAAGGCTATAGAGGCCGAGCTGGAGGGCAAGAAGCACACCTTCATTCTCGACGCGCCCTACCGCTGGGAAAGCTGGGCTGCGCCCAAAGGAGCCGATGGCAAGCTTGACCACAACAAGGCGCTGACCGGCGACGACCTGCGTGATTTCGTCGACCGCAAGCTCTTTCCCTATCTGCACGGCTTCAAGCAGAAGGCCAGCGGGCCGAACACCCTCGAATACAAGATCGGTGAAATTTTCGGCGAGATCAAGAACAAGATCCACAGCGGCTACAATCTGCGCGAGATCATTGATCACATCGACGAACTGCGCTTCCGCTCGCAAACCGAAAAGCACGAGCTGTCGCACCTGTACGAAGTCAAGATCAAGAACATGGGCAACGCGGGTAGGAATGGCGGCGAGTACTACACCCCGCGGCCGCTGATTCGCGCCATGGTGCAAGTGGTGCAGCCAACAATTGGCGAGCGCATCTACGACGGCGCCTGTGGTTCGGCGGGCTTTTTGTGCGAGGCGTTCGATTATCTCAAGGCCAAGCCCGGCCTTACCACCAGCAACATTAAGACGCTGCAAGAGCGCACCTTCTACGGCAAGGAAAAGAAGTCGCTGGCCTACGTCATCGCGATCATGAACATGATCCTGCACGGCATCGAGGCGCCCAACATCGCCCACACTAACACCCTGGCCGAAAACCTTGTCGACATTCAGGACAAGGACCGCATGGACGTGATCCTGGCCAATCCGCCCTTCGGCGGCAAAGAGCGCAAGGAAGTCCAGCAGAATTTCCCCATCCGCACCGGCGAAACGGCTTTTCTCTTTCTCCAGCACTTCATCAAAATGCTCAAGGCCGGTGGCCGGGCCGGCGTAGTCATCAAGAATACTTTCCTGTCCAACACCGACAACGCTTCGGTGAGTTTGCGCAAACTGCTGCTGGAAAGTTGCAACCTGCACACTATCCTCGACTGCCCCGGCGGCACCTTCCAGGGCGCGGGTGTGAAAACCGTCGTGCTGTTCTTCGAGAAGGGCGCGCCGACCCTTCGACATGGCTCAGGGCAGGCACGCAAGATTTGGTATTACCAGCTTGATCCGGGGCGCAATATGGGCAAGACCAACCCGCTCAACGACGCCGACCTTGCCGAATTTATTGAGCTGCAAAAGACCTTCGCCGATTCACCCAAGAGTTGGTCTGTTGATACCCATGCCTTGAGCGCAGCCGAAGGGTACGATTTGTCGGTGAAGAACCCCAACGGCGGTGAGGAAATCGCGCACCGCAGCCCGCAGGACATCATGGACGAAATCGCCGCATTGGATGCCGAGAGTGCGGAGGTACTGGCAAACATCAGGGCATTGCTATGA
- a CDS encoding SPOR domain-containing protein, which produces MKWLFWLLLLANLMFFSFIQWGELLTGENKNLKHQPSLNVEKIKLLDVPDAAPATLLSPSVVLATSQDQRAFTDVCLEWGEFSGTDSVRATAALTTLKLTDKLTQRQTEYAIGYWVYLPPAQTRAEMDKNIAELKTHNVKDYFTVQDAGPWKNAISLGVFKTDKAARKAFDSLRAKGVKTAVMGELMSKFKLTVFVLKSPDVAAIEKMVTLQQKFAGSAVHLVACDQH; this is translated from the coding sequence ATGTTTTTTTCATTTATTCAATGGGGTGAACTATTGACAGGTGAAAATAAAAATTTGAAGCATCAACCGTCGCTGAATGTGGAAAAGATCAAGTTACTGGATGTGCCAGATGCAGCACCGGCAACTTTGTTGTCTCCTTCTGTTGTATTGGCAACATCGCAGGATCAGCGAGCATTTACTGATGTTTGTCTGGAATGGGGAGAATTTTCCGGCACCGACAGCGTACGTGCCACGGCGGCGTTAACCACATTGAAACTGACGGATAAATTGACGCAGCGACAAACTGAATATGCGATTGGTTATTGGGTATACCTGCCACCTGCACAAACCCGTGCGGAAATGGATAAAAATATCGCCGAACTCAAGACCCATAATGTGAAGGACTATTTCACCGTGCAGGACGCCGGACCCTGGAAGAACGCTATTTCGCTGGGCGTATTCAAGACAGACAAGGCAGCGCGTAAAGCTTTTGATAGCCTCCGGGCAAAAGGCGTTAAAACTGCCGTGATGGGAGAGCTCATGAGCAAGTTCAAACTCACGGTGTTTGTGCTGAAATCTCCAGACGTAGCGGCAATTGAAAAAATGGTAACATTGCAACAGAAGTTCGCTGGCAGTGCGGTACATCTGGTAGCCTGTGATCAGCATTAA